ACAACGTGAACGTCGCCTCCCCGCCCTACGCCGACCAGGCGATAGCGAATTCCTACGCCCACCCGCTGCTACCCGCGGACAAGTCGGTTAGCGGGGATCTGCTCGACCACCGCTACCTCGGCAATGAAGCACTGTGGGACCACTATTTCTTCTCCTCGCTCGCGCCGCGGAATGCCGGACGCTTCCAGTCCAGCGAAAGCATGGCGCAGGCATGGCGCAGTTTCATCGCGGGTGAGAAGGCGCTGCTGAACCCGCGCTTCACCCCGTGGCTGGATGACCGGGACGCGGATGAGATCCACGGCGAGATCTTCGAGTCCAGCGGAGCCACGGAGCCGAGGATCGACGCTTATCGCCGGATCGCCGCGCACCTGATGCTGGAAGGAGGCTTCAACGTGAACTCCACCTCGGTGGACGCCTGGCATGCGCTGCTCGCCTCCACCCACGGCCGCTCCATCACCCGCCTGAAACCGGGTAGCGGCACGAATGGCGACGAGGCGGAGTCGGCTGGCGCGCTCTTTTCCCGCACGGATGTGGTGCTCGGCGGTGCCGCCGACGCTGGATCGGATGACCTTCAAAGCCACTACACTGGCTATCGGGATCTGGATGACGAACAGCTCCGGGAGCTCGCGGTGAAGATCGTAGAGCAGGTGCGATTGCGCGGGCCATTCCTCAGCATGGCGGAGTTCGTGAACCGGAGGCTCGACCGCGATCCCAAGTTGGGGCTGTCCGGCGCACTCCAGACGGCCATCGACGACGCGGGGCTGAATGACGAGGTGAGGGACGCCGGGCTGCCCGGGTCGCCCAGCCCCGGCGGCGCCGCGATGGCCTTCCCCGAGGCCAGCGCGCTGGGCACCGCGGCGGGCACCCCCGGCTGGCTGATGCAGGGTGACCTGCTCGATCCCCTCGGGCCGAATCTGGTCGTCCGCGGCGATACCTTCCGCATCCGCGGCTACGGTGAATCTCGTACTTCCACCGGCGAAGTGGGTGCCCGCGCCTGGTGCGAGGCCGTGGTGCAACGCCTGCCCGGGTATCTGGATGGCAGCGAGAGCCCCGACGCCTACCCGCCCCGGCAACCGCTCAACGAAACCTGGGGACGACGCTATCGGGTCGTCCACTTCCGCTGGCTCACCGGCGCGGAGTCCTAGCCATTTCCCCCTTTTCTTTCGAGGTCACCACAAGTCCATGGAACTCCAGCAAGCCCCTCCCCGCCAAACATCCACCACACGCCACGACGCACGCCGGGAGGTCGTCCGTCATCTGGATCGCCTGCGCCCGCAGGTCATCATGCCCGCGCGCGGCTTCATCCGCTACCCCTACTGCATTCCCGGAGGCTTCTATGAACAGCAGTGGGACTGGGATGGATTCTTCATCTCCTGCCACCTCGCCTCGCGCGACCCGGCACGCCCCGAGTATCTGAAATACTGGACGCTGAACGTGCTGAACTCCGTGCTGCCGGATGGCGACGTGGCTGCCTGCATCTCCACGGAAGGCGTCCGCGCCCGCCTCCCCTCGCTGCGGCTGAAGCCCTTCCTCGCCCAAGGCGCGGAGCTGGCCGGCAGGCTCGGCGGCGATGACTCGTGGCTCGTACCTCATTATGATGAGATCGTCCGCATCGTCACCCGCCGCGAGGCGAGCCATCGGGATGCGGCTACCGGCCTCTATGCCTGGGAGGATGCCATGTCCTCCGGTGCCGACAACAACGTGGCGGTCACCAATGACCCGGAGGCCCGGCGAAAGATGGCCGCCGCCGACGTGAATGCCTTCCAGTATCGGGAATACGAAGCCCTTTCCCGGCTCGCCGACCGGCTGGGACATGCGGAAGACGCGCGCCGCTTCGCGACCATGGCATCCAAGCTCTCCGCAGCCATGATGAAGCACCTGTGGAGTCCGGACGATGTCAGCTTCTGGACCATGGACCTGCGCGATGGCACTTGGCGACGTCGCGTCTCCTACTCGAATTTTGTCCCACTCTGGGCCGGTCTGGTGCCCCGCGTGCATGCGAGAGAGATGATCCGGCGCTACCTCTGGAATGCCGATCACCTGCTCTCTCCCCACGGACTCCGCAGCCTCTCCGCCAGGGATCCCGACTACAACAATGTCAACATGATCGACCCGCACTCGAACTGGCAGGGACCTATCTGGCCGATCGTGAATTACTTCTATTTCACCGCGCTCGTCCGCTACGGCTTCGCCGATGAAGCGGAGGAACTCGTCGATCGCCTGTGCCGGCTCTACCTCGACGACATCGAATTCTGCGGGTCGCTGCACGAAAACTACGACGCCGAGACGGGCCGTCCGCTGGCACCCTCCGCGGATCAGTCCGCCACGGGGCGCGAAGGTGGATTCGTGGGATGGAATCTGCTTCTCCAAGACATGATCGAGGTGGTCGAGGGCCGGGAGCATCCGCTATTCATCTGACAGCAATCGAGCGGTCCAACGGTATTGTTGCGTTGATGGCATCCTCCGACCCCCTGCCGATCCGTCTCACGCTCACCGACCAGGTGACCGAGTGCCTGCGCCAACGCATCCGCGACGGTGCATGGGACCAGGTCCTGCCATCCGAGGCCGAGCTTTGTCGCGAGCTCGGGGTCAGCCGCGGCACACTGCGCCGCGCCTCCGCCGTGCTGGTCGAGGACGGCACCATCACCTCCGGCGGACGTGGCGGCAGGTATCGCATCGCTGCCCAGAAGCCTCCGAAGCGCTCTTCCAAGATTCCCGCCACCGGGAAGATCGTCCGCATTCTCAGCCCGCAGCCGAGGTTCGTCCTCACAACGCTCACGCAAAGCATCTTCCAGGTGATGTCCGAGTCGCTGGGCAGGTCGGGCCTTCACCTCGAGTTCGAGTATCATCCCGGCCTCTGGCGGCTGAAGCACCCGGACACCGCGCTGAGGAAGATCACTTCGCAACCGGACACCGCGGGCTGGGTGCTGTATCGCTCGACCCGCGAGGTGCAGACCTGGTTCGCCGCATCGGGCATCCCGGCGGTCGTGCTCGGTGGCATGTTCGGCGGCATCGCGCTTTCACATGCGGAGTTCAATCTGGAAGCGGTCAGCCGCCACGCCGCCGGGGTCTTCGCCGCGCGGAAGCACCGGCGCATGGTCTTCCTTTCCGTGGAGAATGCCACCGCGGGGGATCGTGCGAGCGCGAAGGCATTCATCGCCGCCGCCACGGCTGCCGGTGCCTGGGCCGAGCTCGCGATCTATGACGACACGGTGGCCGGGCTCTGCCACGTGCTCGACGGACTGCTCCTCGGCCAACCGGTCCCCACCGCATTCTTCGTTGCCTTCCCGAATCACGCGCCCGCGACGGTGGGCCACTTGACGCGGAGAGGCTTTCCGGTACCCACGCATGCTGCCGTGATCTCGCGGATGGATGCGCGGCTGCTCTCGGAAGCGATCCCGTCCGTGGCGCGGTATAGCATGGATGGCGAGGCACTCGGCCGCGGCATGGCCCAGCTCCTGAAGCGCTCCATCCGGGCGGGGATCAAGACCTCCCAGCGCCATTGCGTGATCATGCCGGAATTCATCGATGGCGAGACCGCCGGCGGCCCGCCCCCGGACTGGTATCTCCCGAAGGCGAAGCGGCCCGCAGGCAAGTGAGAGTCCGGAATTGTACCACGATGGTACATCTTCCGCCGTGCTCGCGGAGGTATCCTCGCCGCGGCACCCCACCATGATCTCCCGATATCCCCCGGTCCGGCAGCCCCTTGCACGGACCCTGACGAAACCATGAAACACGCCCTCATCCTCCTCCTCGCGACCTTGTCATGGTTGCTACCCGCCGCGGCACTCTCGCCGCTCCCCTCCTCGATGACGATGGATGGCGGGAGCATGACCTGGTCGCCCAGCCCGCGGATCTTCTACGCGACGAGAAACACCGCACGCCCTGTTGAAAACAGCCTCCAACCACTTGCCGAAGTCCTGGCCGGCGAACTGGAAGCGGTGACCGGGGTGAAGCCCGCCATCCTGCCACTCGGTGGCGGAAGCACACCCGGCAATGGCGACATCTCGCTGGAATTCGCCCCTCTCACCGGGGCCTTCGCCGCCACCGAGGATCTGGAGGATCAATCCTACTCGCTGGTGGTCGCGAACTCGGTGACCATCCGCAGCCAGTACTACAAGGGCGTCGCCTACGGCACGGCCACGCTGGTGCAGTCGCTCGTGGAAAGCGGTGGCAGCTTCACCGTTCCGAAGGTGACCATCGCCGACAGCCCCGCCGCAGCCTATCGCTCGGTGATGCTGGATCTCGCACGCCAGCCATCCAGCCTCGGCACGGTGAAGGAAGTCATCCGCTTGGCGCGCCTGCACAAGCTGCGCTACTTGCACCTGCACCTCACCGACGACCAGCACTTCACCTTCCCCTTCCCGCCGGTCACGGACCACCTCTCCGGAAACATCCTTTATCCGCGCGCGGAACTGGAGGAACTGGTGGCATATGCCGATGCGCGTGGCATCACGATCATCCCGGAGCTCGATCTTCCCGGCCACTCCTCCCGCCTGAAGGAATCCGGCTACCTCAACCCCGGGGGCACCGATGCCGACGTGGCGCACCCTGACAACTACGCGAAGATCCAGGCGATCGTCGATGAGATGCTGGAGGTCTTCTACACCTCGCCTTACTTCCACATCGGAGGTGACGAATCCGGCGCGGGCAGTGCACTCATCCCCTTCCTCCGTGCCATGAATCTCCACCTCCGCAGCAAGCCCGAGGCGGAGCGCAAGCGCCTGATGATTTGGGAAGGCTTCCACGGCTCGCCTACGGTCGACCTTCCTGCCACCGGCCCGGATCGAGTGGTGATCTTCTCCTGGGAATCCAGTTACAATCCGCCGTGGGACCTGCTGAACAGCGGTTACCAAGTCATCAATGCCTCGTGGAAGCCGATGTACATCGTTGGCTCCGGAGCCACGAACCGCGGCCCGCACACCACGCAGCGCATGTGGTCGCCGGAGATCATCCACGGCTGGGACAAGGACACCTTCATGCACTGGGAGCCGGGCCGCCCGGTCTTCGAGGACGCGGGGCCATCCGACCCCAACAAGCAGGACGGGAAGTGGGATGTAAAGGCGATCGGCCGTGAAGCCCAAGTGCTCGGCGGTCAGATGCTGAGCTGGGAGCAGAATGAAAAGACAATCCTGAGGGACCTCCTGCCGCGCCTTCCCGCGATGGCAGACCGCTTGTGGAATCCCGTCGGTACCGAAAACTACCCTGCATTCGCGGAGCGGCTGGAGTCGGTGCGCGAGCGCGTGCTGACCATCGTCCAGCCGGTGGAGATCCTGCCCGCCGATACGGACCCCGGTTCGCCCCTCTCCGCCGACTACCGTTCGTATGCCGGCAGCCAGGTCGCGATCACCCTGCGCAACCGCACGAAGATCCCCGGCACGATCCGCTATGAAACTGGCGGCTTCAACAACAGCCGGACCACCACGGACTTCCACATGGTGCCGCAGACCACCGCGGCCAGCCCCGCTTACAGTGGCCCGATCACTCGCAGCGGCGGCTTCGGCATCCGCGCCCGCCTGCATCGCCCGGACGGCACGCCGGTCGAGGGACACGATTGGCAACACTACAACAACTGGCAGAACGTCGTCCGCGTGACCGAATACGAGGTCCCGCGCAAGCCGCTCGCCGTGGTGCCGGACTTCGCCTCCTACACCTCGGACAAGATCCTGCGCAGCTACGATCTGCCAGTGCTGCGCGGCCCCTACGTGCTCGACCGGGTGTATGGCCAGATGTTCCGCGCCACCCTGAGCGTGCCGGGAACCGGTAGCTATGACCTCTCGATGCAGACCAGCGACGGACGCTCGTCGGTTTACATCGATCGCAACAGGAACGGCATCTGGGAGCCCACCGAAAAGCTCATCGCGGACTCGCCAGGGAATGACACGCCGGTCCACGTGAACGTGCAGCTCGAGCAAGGCGACTACCAACTCCGGGTCGATCACGCATCCGGAGCCATCGGCCCCATCCTGTGGCTGAAGCTGAACGGACCCGGCACCTCGGGAGCGAAGGATGTGACCGATTACCTCTCCCTGCCCATCGATGCGAACGCACCGCCCGCCACCCCGCAGCTCACGTACCCACTGAATGGAGCCACCGGCTACAGGTCCTCGCTGCCGCTTTCGTGGACCTCCGCCGGT
Above is a window of Luteolibacter flavescens DNA encoding:
- a CDS encoding amylo-alpha-1,6-glucosidase, translating into MELQQAPPRQTSTTRHDARREVVRHLDRLRPQVIMPARGFIRYPYCIPGGFYEQQWDWDGFFISCHLASRDPARPEYLKYWTLNVLNSVLPDGDVAACISTEGVRARLPSLRLKPFLAQGAELAGRLGGDDSWLVPHYDEIVRIVTRREASHRDAATGLYAWEDAMSSGADNNVAVTNDPEARRKMAAADVNAFQYREYEALSRLADRLGHAEDARRFATMASKLSAAMMKHLWSPDDVSFWTMDLRDGTWRRRVSYSNFVPLWAGLVPRVHAREMIRRYLWNADHLLSPHGLRSLSARDPDYNNVNMIDPHSNWQGPIWPIVNYFYFTALVRYGFADEAEELVDRLCRLYLDDIEFCGSLHENYDAETGRPLAPSADQSATGREGGFVGWNLLLQDMIEVVEGREHPLFI
- a CDS encoding substrate-binding domain-containing protein → MASSDPLPIRLTLTDQVTECLRQRIRDGAWDQVLPSEAELCRELGVSRGTLRRASAVLVEDGTITSGGRGGRYRIAAQKPPKRSSKIPATGKIVRILSPQPRFVLTTLTQSIFQVMSESLGRSGLHLEFEYHPGLWRLKHPDTALRKITSQPDTAGWVLYRSTREVQTWFAASGIPAVVLGGMFGGIALSHAEFNLEAVSRHAAGVFAARKHRRMVFLSVENATAGDRASAKAFIAAATAAGAWAELAIYDDTVAGLCHVLDGLLLGQPVPTAFFVAFPNHAPATVGHLTRRGFPVPTHAAVISRMDARLLSEAIPSVARYSMDGEALGRGMAQLLKRSIRAGIKTSQRHCVIMPEFIDGETAGGPPPDWYLPKAKRPAGK